The Paramisgurnus dabryanus chromosome 1, PD_genome_1.1, whole genome shotgun sequence genome includes a window with the following:
- the tom1l2b gene encoding TOM1-like protein 2 isoform X2: MEFLLGNPYSTPVGQCIERATDGSLQSEDWALNMEICDIINETEDGPKDAIRAVKKRLNGNKNYREVMLTLTVLETGVKNCGYRFHTLVTTRDFIDGVLVKIISPKNNPPAIVQDKVLALIQAWADAFRSSPDLTGVVHVYEEMKRKGIEFPRSELETLSPIHTPQRQQSAPELEQPKFTAPPQPKPQPQPGSAPPFSAPVAHTSPQLPNLQISASINPSPEQICKLRSELDIVRGNTKVMSEMLTEMVPGQEDPSDHELLQELNRTCRAMQQRIVELISRVSNEEVTEELLHVNDDLNNIFLRYERYERFRSGRTAQGVNNGVLNEATEDNLIDLGPGSPAVVSPRISATPPSSLPPSVAPIRSASPVTLSSRLAGLDVGSDSVTGTLSSLTSCQPQDDFDMFAQTRTGTIPDQRKNVPFEDTKALSGTAPTLDVRQHNTGKGDEGEEGVTSEEFDKFLEERAKAAEMLPTPPSDDLSATAGAAASASKKTGRSEDTLFAL, from the exons ATGGAGTTCTTGCTGGGAAATCCGTACAGTACTCCAGTGGGACAGTGCATTG AAAGGGCCACAGATGGATCCCTACAAAGTGAAGACTGGGCTTTGAATATGGAGATATGTGACATAATCAATGAAACAGAAGATGG GCCTAAAGATGCTATAAGAGCTGTGAAGAAGAGGCTAAATGGAAATAAGAACTATAGGGAAGTGATGCTTACATTGACG GTTCTTGAGACGGGTGTAAAGAACTGTGGATATCGTTTCCACACACTTGTCACCACCCGGGACTTCATCGATGGGGTTCTGGTGAAAATCATTTCTCCTAAAAACAATCCACCTGCCATAGTGCAGGACAAAGTGCTAGCTCTGATACAG GCTTGGGCAGATGCATTCAGAAGTAGTCCAGATTTGACCGGAGTGGTCCACGTCTATGAAGAAATGAAGAGGAAGGGTATAGAGTTTCCTCGATCTGAATTGGAGACCTTGTCCCCCATCCATACACCACAGCGG CAACAAAGTGCTCCAGAACTAGAGCAGCCAAAATTCACCGCCCCTCCCCAGCCCAAACCACAGCCCCAACCTGGCTCTGCTCCTCCCTTCTCTGCGCCTGTCGCCCACACTTCTCCACAGTTGCCCAATCTTCAAATATCTGCATCAATCAATCCTTCCCCTGAACAG ATTTGCAAGCTGCGCAGTGAACTCGACATTGTGCGTGGGAACACTAAGGTGATGTCAGAGATGTTAACAGAGATGGTTCCAGGTCAAGAAGATCCATCTGATCATGAACTTCTGCAG GAGTTGAACAGGACATGCAGGGCCATGCAGCAAAGGATAGTTGAGCTCATCTCTCGTGTGTCCAACGAAGAAGTCACGGAAGAGCTCCTGCACGTCAATGATGACCTCAATAACATCTTCTTAAGATATGAGAG ATACGAGAGGTTCCGATCTGGCCGAACAGCTCAAGGCGTTAACAATGGG GTGCTGAACGAGGCTACAGAAGATAACCTGATTGATCTAGGACCGGGCTCTCCAGCAGTGGTCAGCCCCAGGATCAGCGCTACTCCTCCGTCCAGTCTGCCTCCCTCTGTGGCTccaattcgttctgcctctccCGTCACACTATCCTCTAGACTGGCTGGTTTGG ATGTCGGTTCAGACAGCGTGACTGGCACCTTGAGCTCTCTGACCAGCTGTCAACCCCAAGATGATTTTGACATGTTTGCTCAGACCAGGACTGGCACCATTCCTGACCAGCGGAAGAA TGTGCCATTCGAGGACACAAAGGCTTTGAGTGGAACAGCCCCGACTTTGGATGTCAGACAGCACAACACTGGG aAAGGAGATGAAGGAGAGGAGGGCGTGACAAGTGAAG AGTTTGACAAATTTTTGGAGGAGAGGGCCAAAGCAGCAGAGATGCTCCCGACGCCCCCTAGTGACGATCTTTCTGCTACCGCAGGCGCTGCTGCAAGCGCGAGTAAAAAGACGGGACGGTCCGAGGACACCCTGTTTGCCTTGTAG
- the tom1l2b gene encoding TOM1-like protein 2 isoform X1, translated as MEFLLGNPYSTPVGQCIERATDGSLQSEDWALNMEICDIINETEDGPKDAIRAVKKRLNGNKNYREVMLTLTVLETGVKNCGYRFHTLVTTRDFIDGVLVKIISPKNNPPAIVQDKVLALIQAWADAFRSSPDLTGVVHVYEEMKRKGIEFPRSELETLSPIHTPQRQQSAPELEQPKFTAPPQPKPQPQPGSAPPFSAPVAHTSPQLPNLQISASINPSPEQICKLRSELDIVRGNTKVMSEMLTEMVPGQEDPSDHELLQELNRTCRAMQQRIVELISRVSNEEVTEELLHVNDDLNNIFLRYERYERFRSGRTAQGVNNGVLNEATEDNLIDLGPGSPAVVSPRISATPPSSLPPSVAPIRSASPVTLSSRLAGLDVGSDSVTGTLSSLTSCQPQDDFDMFAQTRTGTIPDQRKNVPFEDTKALSGTAPTLDVRQHNTGTAVDQSSVMDDIEEWLSTDVKGDEGEEGVTSEEFDKFLEERAKAAEMLPTPPSDDLSATAGAAASASKKTGRSEDTLFAL; from the exons ATGGAGTTCTTGCTGGGAAATCCGTACAGTACTCCAGTGGGACAGTGCATTG AAAGGGCCACAGATGGATCCCTACAAAGTGAAGACTGGGCTTTGAATATGGAGATATGTGACATAATCAATGAAACAGAAGATGG GCCTAAAGATGCTATAAGAGCTGTGAAGAAGAGGCTAAATGGAAATAAGAACTATAGGGAAGTGATGCTTACATTGACG GTTCTTGAGACGGGTGTAAAGAACTGTGGATATCGTTTCCACACACTTGTCACCACCCGGGACTTCATCGATGGGGTTCTGGTGAAAATCATTTCTCCTAAAAACAATCCACCTGCCATAGTGCAGGACAAAGTGCTAGCTCTGATACAG GCTTGGGCAGATGCATTCAGAAGTAGTCCAGATTTGACCGGAGTGGTCCACGTCTATGAAGAAATGAAGAGGAAGGGTATAGAGTTTCCTCGATCTGAATTGGAGACCTTGTCCCCCATCCATACACCACAGCGG CAACAAAGTGCTCCAGAACTAGAGCAGCCAAAATTCACCGCCCCTCCCCAGCCCAAACCACAGCCCCAACCTGGCTCTGCTCCTCCCTTCTCTGCGCCTGTCGCCCACACTTCTCCACAGTTGCCCAATCTTCAAATATCTGCATCAATCAATCCTTCCCCTGAACAG ATTTGCAAGCTGCGCAGTGAACTCGACATTGTGCGTGGGAACACTAAGGTGATGTCAGAGATGTTAACAGAGATGGTTCCAGGTCAAGAAGATCCATCTGATCATGAACTTCTGCAG GAGTTGAACAGGACATGCAGGGCCATGCAGCAAAGGATAGTTGAGCTCATCTCTCGTGTGTCCAACGAAGAAGTCACGGAAGAGCTCCTGCACGTCAATGATGACCTCAATAACATCTTCTTAAGATATGAGAG ATACGAGAGGTTCCGATCTGGCCGAACAGCTCAAGGCGTTAACAATGGG GTGCTGAACGAGGCTACAGAAGATAACCTGATTGATCTAGGACCGGGCTCTCCAGCAGTGGTCAGCCCCAGGATCAGCGCTACTCCTCCGTCCAGTCTGCCTCCCTCTGTGGCTccaattcgttctgcctctccCGTCACACTATCCTCTAGACTGGCTGGTTTGG ATGTCGGTTCAGACAGCGTGACTGGCACCTTGAGCTCTCTGACCAGCTGTCAACCCCAAGATGATTTTGACATGTTTGCTCAGACCAGGACTGGCACCATTCCTGACCAGCGGAAGAA TGTGCCATTCGAGGACACAAAGGCTTTGAGTGGAACAGCCCCGACTTTGGATGTCAGACAGCACAACACTGGG ACTGCTGTTGACCAGTCCTCTGTCATGGATGACATTGAGGAGTGGCTCAGTACTGACGTg aAAGGAGATGAAGGAGAGGAGGGCGTGACAAGTGAAG AGTTTGACAAATTTTTGGAGGAGAGGGCCAAAGCAGCAGAGATGCTCCCGACGCCCCCTAGTGACGATCTTTCTGCTACCGCAGGCGCTGCTGCAAGCGCGAGTAAAAAGACGGGACGGTCCGAGGACACCCTGTTTGCCTTGTAG
- the noxo1b gene encoding NADPH oxidase organizer 1b, whose translation MNDPRFLVDVRVIGVMHKEKSKMYMTSVLWSDKSEVTVYRSLRDFKTLHKQLKKKFPVENRLRKEERVLPRFGASKKTFPIKGLTKSINRLKSLEMYCFNLLQCDSTVSRSTEVIQFFLPNEQELQPEFTKNSLMILQADVIPSANGETYMAKPRLSVGNVTQPFVSKTYRCVAPYETKDTKNKPFKVAVDEKLDVLLKDQAGWWLVENENKKLAWFPAPYLELCEEEEEEDEFDSTNVEISLYCAIRSYTSGKEDELSLSIGAVVEVLQMSDNGWWLIRYNRKAGYVPSMYLKPYNSPTFGIQNLQRKLYSSAINLSTNSFIHKSSSLEVLSKSASEQSGNEVSGSLRSSSSDTGIDSSSSDTDSVSPSVSGSDGDEGLRQPEASESSISSSQSSPTSYEPNLPSKAATTPRVPPRPQPQEILSRCSTYTRKAALATSSRLFSGRGGLVDGGRA comes from the exons ATGAATGATCCACGCTTTCTCGTCGATGTCCGAGTCATCGGAGTAATGCATAAAGAAAAGAGTAAA ATGTACATGACATCCGTGTTATGGTCTGATAAGAGTGAGGTGACGGTTTACAGATCACTCCGCGACTTCAAGACTCTTCAC AAACAGTTGAAAAAGAAATTCCCTGTGGAAAACAGGCTTCGTAAAGAGGAAAGAGTGCTGCCCAGATTTGGAG CCAGTAAGAAAACCTTTCCAATAAAAGGTCTGACCAAGTCTATAAATCGACTGAAGAGTTTGGAGATGTACTGCTTCAACCTGCTGCAGTGTGACTCGACTGTATCACGTTCCACAGAGGTCATTCAGTTTTTCCTGCCAAATGAGCAAGAGCTTCAGCCAGAGTTTACCAAAAACAG TTTGATGATTCTGCAAGCAGACGTCATCCCTTCTGCCAACGGAGAAACTTACATGGCTAAACCACGCCTGAGCGTTGGCAATGTGACTCAGCCTTTTGTATCCAAGACATATCGATGTGTGGCTCCATATGAGACCAAGGACACAAAGAACAAACCTTTTAAGGTTGCTGTGGATGAAAAACTGGATGTCCTTCTCAAAGACCAAGCAG GTTGGTGGCTTGTTGAAAATGAGAATAAAAAACTAGCATGGTTTCCTGCCCCATATCTGGAATTATGTGAAGAGGAAGAGGAAGAAGACGAGTTTGATTCaacaaatgttgaaa TATCTCTGTACTGCGCCATTCGAAGTTACACCTCAGGCAAAGAGGATGAGCTGTCTCTGAGCATTGGTGCTGTTGTGGAAGTGTTACAGATGTCTGATAATGGCTGGTGGCTCATCAG ATATAACAGAAAGGCTGGCTATGTGCCCTCCATGTACCTAAAGCCATACAACAGCCCCACCTTTGGCATTCAGAATCTTCAGAGGAAACTTTACAGCTCTGCTATCAACCTGTCCACCAACAGCTTTATCCACAAATCCTCCTCTCTGGAAGTGCTATCAAAAAGCGCTTCAGAACAAAGTGGGAATGAGGTGTCCGGCAGTCTGAGAAGCAGCTCCAGCGACACTGGGATTGATTCTAGCTCTTCAGATACCGATTCTGTGAGCCCGAGCGTGTCCGGCTCAGATGGAGACGAGGGCTTAAGACAGCCAGAAGCCAGCGAGAGCAGCATTTCTAGTAGCCAGTCTAGCCCCACCAGTTATGAACCCAACCTCCCTTCAAAAGCAGCTACGACCCCCAGGGTCCCACCAAGACCACAGCCTCAAGAGATCCTGAGTCGCTGCTCGACCTACACCCGAAAAGCCGCTTTGGCGACCTCTTCTCGTCTGTTTTCTGGAAGGGGTGGTTTGGTAGATGGAGGAAGAGCTTAA
- the rnf151 gene encoding RING finger protein 151 — METFYPKSGGYEVEKFVDTPDHDLICVICKAVLRWPVRLTCNHVFCKECILQWMKRQVRCPCCRKSINQDQMLVLFKLRKSIGRLSIKCQNQHQGCRATFPLSDESLHISNCLYEWQLCPHEGCGEQVLRKDAQAHDQTCSHWRQLCPMGCGTLLCRENQTRHNCYRELHRRYVDERRKQRAVATNLRREMIRMQSRMAQMKRQISQLCESLQVEDLDVEPGQETSTWTNSDTSHASTSPSNSRHHHSLRARHT, encoded by the exons ATGGAGACTTTTTACCCAAAG AGTGGTGGCTATGAAGTGGAGAAGTTTGTGGATACTCCCGATCATGATCTGATTTGTGTCATCTGTAAAGCGGTTCTCCGGTGGCCTGTACGACTTACATGCAATCATGTCTTCTGCAAAGAATGCATTTTACAGTGGATGAAACG ACAGGTGAGATGCCCATGCTGTAGAAAGTCTATCAACCAGGACCAAATGCTTGTTTTGTTTAAGCTGAGAAAATCCATTGGTCGCTTATCAATTAAG tgTCAAAATCAACATCAGGGCTGCAGAGCCACATTCCCACTTTCTGATGAATCTCTCCACATATCAAACTGTCTGTATGAGTGGCAGCTCTGCCCACACGAGGGTTGCGGTGAACAGGTGCTGAGGAAAGATGCCCAGGCTCATGATCAAACCTGCAGCCATTGGCGACAACTGTGTCCCATGGGCTGCGGCACGCTGCTCTGTCGTGAGAACCAGACCCGACACAACTGCTACAGAGAGCTGCATCGACGCTATGTAGATGAACGGCGGAAACAAAGGGCTGTTGCAACAAACCTGCGCAGGGAGATGATTCGCATGCAGAGCCGCATGGCTCAAATGAAAAGGCAGATAAGTCAGCTGTGTGAAAGCCTACAGGTTGAAGATCTGGACGTTGAACCGGGGCAGGAAACAAGCACTTGGACCAACAGTGACACCAGCCATGCCTCCACCAGTCCAAGCAACAGCAGGCATCATCACAGTTTAAGAGCTAGACATACATAA
- the atpaf2 gene encoding ATP synthase mitochondrial F1 complex assembly factor 2 — protein sequence MLRNFCRHHRQFAQVIWPFSFRQGQHAPSTSTSHLQKANYSSAITEKRKFYENVSISQGEGGFEIILDKRKLKTPGGKLFTVPNEALAIAVATEWDAQKDTLKFYTMHLTTLCNTALDNPTQRTKHQIISAALKFLDTDTICYRVEEPPALVELQKNEWDPVLNWIEQRYNVVIGSSSNIMGPQIPQETKEIFHQHLNSYSFWSLTGLEYVIAQLKSLVLSFGVIDRHLTVEHAVLLSRLEEEFQIQHWGNVEWAHDYDMYELQARAAAGALFVHLSSESRAVKKKLLQD from the exons ATGTTGCGGAATTTTTGTAGGCATCACAGACAATTTGCCCAGGTCATTTGGCCATTTTCATTTCGTCAAGGACAGCATGCCCCTAGCACATCAACATCACACCTCCAAAAGGCGAATTATAGCAGCGCAATAACAG AAAAAAGGAAGTTCTATGAGAACGTCTCAATATCCCAAGGTGAAG GAGGCTTCGAAATTATTCTTGACAAGCGAAAGCTGAAGACTCCTGGAGGAAAGCTTTTCACAGTGCCAAATGAAGCTCTTGCCATAGCTGTTGCAACGGAGTGGGATGCTCAGAAGGACACACTGAAGTTTTACACAATGCATTTA ACCACACTTTGTAACACAGCTCTTGATAACCCAACACAGAGAACGAAACATCAGATAATCTCAGCAGCGCTTAAGTTTTTGGACACCGATACTATCTG TTACAGAGTTGAGGAACCTCCAGCTCTTGTGGAACTTCAGAAGAATGAATGGGACCCTGTACTGAACTGGATAGAACAAAG GTACAATGTAGTCATTGGCTCATCTTCCAATATAATGGGCCCTCAAATTCCACAAGAGACTAAGGAGATTTTTCATCAACACCTTAATTCTTACAGTTTTTGGTCCTTGACAG GGCTTGAGTATGTGATCGCTCAGTTAAAATCATTGGTCCTGTCCTTTGGGGTGATTGACAGACACCTAACTGTGGAGCATGCCGTTCTGTTGTCCAGACTGGAGGAGGAATTCCAg atcCAACACTGGGGAAATGTGGAGTGGGCTCATGATTATGACATGTATGAGTTGCAGGCACGAGCAGCTGCTGGTGCATTGTTCGTACATCTGTCTTCTGAGTCCAGAGCTGTTAAGAAAAAACTTTTACaggattaa